The DNA region GTCTTTTTGAGCGAAATCCTTATCAACATTCTTTTTTATCCTGGAAATAATCCAGCACTATTTTTATGGTTTCTCTATACACTCATTATCATAAGATTAACTCTACCTTTTTTACTAAAAATAAATTATATTCTGCTGCTTTTACTTGCATTGCTTTTCAATATACTCTCACTGGATATCCATATATTTGGTCTTGGATTGTTTTTAGATTATTTTATTTACTATCTCCTCGGATTGTATATTTATACATTCAAGGAAAGTTTCTTACTGATGTTAAAAAATAAAAAAATTCTAATTTCCAGCTTAGCTTGTTTTATTATCGGAAATTTTTTACTACAATACACAAATTTTCCCTTGATAAGGTTTCTAATCGCAATATTAGGTACGCTTTTTGTTTTATCTTTTTGCTTTGTTTATATAAAAATATTCCCAATAAAAATATTTGAAAAACTTGGCAGCTATTCCTTACAAATATATCTGCTTCAATATTTCTTTATCTTTCCGACCAGTTATTTTCTTAAAAAATTATCTGTTAGTGGAGAATTTATTGTAATGACATCATTTTTTGTCGGTTTAGCAGGTCCTTTATTGATTATTCATTACTTATTGCCAAACTGCAGGATCCTTTCATTGCTTCTCAGTGGGAAAAGAGTAAACTGACCGTTACCCCCTATGTGTAACGCTACGCATAACCGACGGGTAAAAGCACAGCTAATTTGCAGAGCATATCGAAAAACAATTTGCAAAAACAGCATGCTTTTCTAATTCTTGATATATGAAATAAACATTATTTTTTTAGAAAATATTTTTTGTATATTTTTTTATCTTATTAAGAAAGAATTCTAAATTTTCAGTTCTTATTAGACGAAGAAAACAATATTCATTAAAAGGTCGGTCATCTGTAATAGAAATATCTGAAGCTTGCTGATGTTGATCATAAAAAACTTCTAATTTTAGTAAATTACTCCAAATATTTATCAATGTATCTGTTGAACTCCATTCAAGCCGATCATTCCTGGCGGCTTTTGGCATCCGTGATATGGCTTCTAATACAGTAGGAATCTGAATAGGGCTCGTTGAAGCTAAATAATGATGACCTTCTCCAGCAATTGATCTATATATGAGTACATATGGGAAAGAATGAATAAGAGCTGTTGTTATAGCTGCTAACGTATCAGCTCTACACTTTGGGACCCACTGTTGAAGAATACCATTAGACATTAGTCTCGATTGAATCAAAGAATAAAACTCTTCAGAGTAAAGAAGGCTTGATGCTGCAGCTTCTACTGGTGGTGGTGGATCAATCGTTATAATATCGAATTTTTTATCTGTACGTCTTAAGAAACGCCTTCCATCATCAACAATGATTCTTATGTTGGGTTGAGCGAGAATACGATCTGCATCAAGATGATAATATCCAAAAGCTTTCGCTACGCTTGGCACCAACTCCACAGCTGTAGCATCAATGCCCCAGCTTGCAAGTGAACGAAGTGTCGTTCCCATTCCAAAACATATTACCAAAGCTGACTGTGGCTCATGTTTCAAAAATGCAAGCGGAATATGGGCCATGTCTTTAGTGCTTACAGTCAAATAAGTTTGTAACCTTCCATCAACTAACAGCTCTTTCGTTTCGCCATCCCTGAACGATACTACAGTTGCTGTGTAATCATGGCGTACTACTGCGCCTTTTATTTTTTTGTATCCCTCTTCAAGACTGATACTTGCAAACACAGAAAAAAGTAAGATTACCAAAAGGATGGGGGTTAGGATAATACGGTTTGTCGTTACTATACTAAAACTCCTCCAATGTCTCACAAAAAGCCATAGAAATGGCAGTGAAAGAATAATAATTGAAATTCTGGAACCAAAAAGGGGTAAGAGTATATATGCGGCAATAAGAGGACCAAGCACACAACCTGCAATGTTAACTGCATACATCATTCCGGCACTTTCAGGATCACCTCCTGAATTTTCATCAATTATTTTAGGAGTTAAATAACCCAAAACAGCACATATAGGGAAAATGCTTATAAGAGGAATCCTACTGATAAAGGGAATTCTGGGATCGGTAAATATAATTGGAAAGAATGATGATACGGAAAGCAAAAAAACGAGAAAAGGAACATTCCAGGTGTAATCTTTGACTTTATGCTTACGATAAATATATGAGCCCAACCACGTTGCAAACAAATAAGTAAAAAGCAGAATTGCAAAAGAATATACTAAAGTCCCTAATACAGGCGTGAATGCTCGTATCCATACAACTTCCATTCCCATAGAGCTAAAACCTGTAATAAATAATATAGCCCATACCACATAAGGGATTGGGACCTTTGTGCTATCTATCGCTTCGGACTGTTTTTTATCACAAACTTTATATCTAACAATTTTATTGCCTTCTGAATAAAAAAAACCAAATAAAGCAGCCAACAATGAAATAATGATATTTATTCCGGCCGATATAAATAAAGTATTCCTAAAACCAAATACTTCAATCATAAAAAAAACCGTGAAGATTGTACCTGTCATTGCACCAACCACATTCGCAAGATACAGAAAACTGAAGGTAGTCTTCTCATTCTGATAATGCTCTTTCAAAAAAGCCATCATCAAAGGATATGTTGCTCCCATCAAAATACACCAGGGAAGTATAGCAATGGCTATCACAAAAGCCGACAGGACTAAGTAAATAACCGATCCAACATTCCCAACTGGCAGAAGAAAATTATCACCAAGTTGGAATAAATAAGGAACAGATGGTCCTCCTAAACCAATTATAAACTCTGATATTGCATAGAAATATATTGCAGATATGTTAAATTTTCGGGTTACGACATTTATCCACTTGCTTACTATCCAGGAACCAAAAAAAAGGGTACTGTCAACATAATTGTGTAAATTTTTTATAGAGGGGCAAATTAGGACGTACCTTCCCTATTTTCGTTGTTCTCCAGTTCATCTCCATCTTCAGTGAGATAAATGCCAGGAGCAGGTAACAGGCATTCTCTCCGGCT from Pseudomonadota bacterium includes:
- a CDS encoding acyltransferase family protein, with product MQNKEYIEEMQVARGIGILLVTVGHSEPIREVFPLVFNLIYSFHMPLFFFLSGFFAFKLTKIKSFSQWLSTTLPNTFTLVIPYLTISIIYTIIKFYLPDLVKRPVFLSEILINILFYPGNNPALFLWFLYTLIIIRLTLPFLLKINYILLLLLALLFNILSLDIHIFGLGLFLDYFIYYLLGLYIYTFKESFLLMLKNKKILISSLACFIIGNFLLQYTNFPLIRFLIAILGTLFVLSFCFVYIKIFPIKIFEKLGSYSLQIYLLQYFFIFPTSYFLKKLSVSGEFIVMTSFFVGLAGPLLIIHYLLPNCRILSLLLSGKRVN
- a CDS encoding fused MFS/spermidine synthase, whose product is MGATYPLMMAFLKEHYQNEKTTFSFLYLANVVGAMTGTIFTVFFMIEVFGFRNTLFISAGINIIISLLAALFGFFYSEGNKIVRYKVCDKKQSEAIDSTKVPIPYVVWAILFITGFSSMGMEVVWIRAFTPVLGTLVYSFAILLFTYLFATWLGSYIYRKHKVKDYTWNVPFLVFLLSVSSFFPIIFTDPRIPFISRIPLISIFPICAVLGYLTPKIIDENSGGDPESAGMMYAVNIAGCVLGPLIAAYILLPLFGSRISIIILSLPFLWLFVRHWRSFSIVTTNRIILTPILLVILLFSVFASISLEEGYKKIKGAVVRHDYTATVVSFRDGETKELLVDGRLQTYLTVSTKDMAHIPLAFLKHEPQSALVICFGMGTTLRSLASWGIDATAVELVPSVAKAFGYYHLDADRILAQPNIRIIVDDGRRFLRRTDKKFDIITIDPPPPVEAAASSLLYSEEFYSLIQSRLMSNGILQQWVPKCRADTLAAITTALIHSFPYVLIYRSIAGEGHHYLASTSPIQIPTVLEAISRMPKAARNDRLEWSSTDTLINIWSNLLKLEVFYDQHQQASDISITDDRPFNEYCFLRLIRTENLEFFLNKIKKYTKNIF